The Ignavibacteriales bacterium genome includes a window with the following:
- a CDS encoding ATP-grasp domain-containing protein has translation MLQRLNVALVYNVKKESVDEVSKDDGDPDRYTGRKESVAVKTELHQTKADTYAEWDTEETILAVKTALELHHDITLIEANEESYLALLQKKPDIVFNIAEGLRGPSREAQIPAILEMLGIPYTGSDSLTLGICLDKSRAKEILSYYKILTPPFVVVNTLHQLSEFNISLPCIVKPLHEGSSKGIYNASVVRTTEELHRQIKRVIEEYEEPALVEKFLTGREFTVAILGNDSDIRVLPIVEIRFDSLPEDVNPIYSYEAKWIWDTIENPIDVHECPAKVSLKLQKEIENICRDTYRVLRCRDWCRIDIRLDDQGCPNVLELNPLPGILPNPEEHSCFPQAARAAGMDYNTMINAVLNAGIKRYNLC, from the coding sequence TTGCTACAGCGACTGAACGTAGCTCTCGTCTACAATGTGAAGAAGGAAAGTGTAGATGAAGTTTCGAAAGACGATGGTGATCCGGATAGATACACCGGAAGAAAAGAATCCGTCGCAGTAAAAACAGAACTTCATCAGACGAAAGCTGACACATACGCAGAATGGGACACGGAAGAAACTATTCTCGCCGTGAAGACAGCACTCGAATTGCATCATGATATTACTCTCATCGAAGCAAACGAGGAATCCTACCTGGCACTTCTTCAAAAGAAACCTGACATAGTTTTCAATATTGCTGAAGGATTGCGGGGGCCATCGCGTGAAGCACAAATTCCAGCGATTCTCGAGATGCTGGGCATTCCCTATACTGGTTCTGATTCGCTCACTCTTGGAATTTGTCTCGATAAGTCGAGAGCAAAGGAAATTCTCTCCTATTACAAAATTCTAACTCCACCATTCGTTGTCGTTAATACTCTTCATCAATTATCGGAATTCAATATCTCTCTGCCTTGCATAGTGAAACCTTTACATGAGGGATCGAGTAAAGGAATTTACAATGCATCCGTTGTTCGCACCACTGAAGAACTCCATCGTCAGATCAAGAGAGTCATTGAGGAGTATGAAGAACCTGCGTTGGTAGAAAAATTCTTAACAGGACGCGAGTTCACAGTGGCAATTCTTGGTAACGACTCCGACATTCGAGTATTGCCAATTGTAGAGATTCGCTTCGATTCGCTTCCTGAAGATGTCAATCCTATTTATTCGTATGAGGCGAAATGGATTTGGGATACAATAGAGAATCCCATCGATGTACATGAATGTCCGGCTAAGGTTTCTTTGAAACTTCAGAAAGAAATTGAGAATATATGCCGTGATACTTATCGAGTATTACGATGTCGAGACTGGTGTCGAATTGACATAAGATTGGATGATCAGGGTTGTCCAAATGTGCTGGAATTGAATCCTTTACCTGGAATATTGCCAAATCCTGAAGAACATTCGTGCTTCCCACAAGCTGCCAGAGCGGCAGGCATGGATTACAACACGATGATTAACGCCGTGTTAAATGCAGGGATTAAACGATATAACTTATGTTAA
- the recG gene encoding ATP-dependent DNA helicase RecG — protein sequence MTINSQLPLQYIKGVGPKRAEALANLGIHSIKDIFLYFPRGYLDRSQIVRIADLKRYVEHGEAVTIFAEVYRQEARRTRRSNKLIFMLTVKDESGFLTCVWFEGFYWLKDAFEVGEVLALSSLPTLDKLGRPQFIHPQFDRLKRVEDDEPDWGKLFNTGGIIPKYRSSAELEKVGLDSRGFRRIIRNAVDHHGAAIEETISPDILLRQSLCDRQSAIRSIHFPDNFQELEKAQRRLKFEELFFLQLMLALRKRGAQQQLRGLTYNVESTLARQLVESLQFELTRAQKRVLREIVDDLKSPCPMNRLMQGDVGSGKTIVAICTALIAVENGLQVAFMAPTEILAEQHYQTLKSFLTNLPVNVRILIGGQRKILRDDVLEDIRNGRANIVVGTHALVEEKVEFAKLGFVIVDEQHRFGVMQRATLRGKGLNPDVLVMTATPIPRTLAMTLYGDLEISQIDELPSNRKPIRTAIRTESQKNKVYQFVKEEIDRGRQAYIVFPLIEESEKIDLKAATKECELLQNTIFPNYRLGLLHGRMKPEIKDEVMQKFKAGEIQILVSTTVIEVGIDVANATVMIIENAERFGLAQLHQLRGRVGRGADQSYCILIANYSWFDAHARGMEALELHEEKEHARIRLETMVQTTDGFKIAEVDLKLRGPGEFFGTLQSGLPALRIANLIDDADLLIKARKEAFDLIKNDPHLRKKSNECIRKHFEDEFRDILALGKIG from the coding sequence ATGACTATAAATTCACAGCTGCCTCTTCAATATATTAAAGGTGTTGGACCGAAACGCGCAGAGGCGTTGGCGAATCTCGGTATCCATAGCATCAAAGATATTTTCTTGTATTTCCCGCGTGGTTATTTAGATCGTAGTCAAATTGTGCGTATAGCTGATTTGAAACGCTATGTCGAACATGGCGAAGCTGTAACTATCTTCGCCGAAGTGTATCGACAAGAAGCAAGGCGCACGAGGCGCAGCAACAAATTGATATTTATGCTTACAGTGAAAGACGAAAGCGGATTTCTTACGTGTGTTTGGTTTGAAGGATTCTATTGGTTGAAAGATGCGTTTGAGGTCGGTGAGGTACTTGCACTTTCCTCTCTTCCTACGCTTGATAAACTTGGGCGTCCACAATTCATTCATCCGCAATTTGATAGATTGAAACGTGTTGAAGATGACGAGCCCGATTGGGGCAAATTATTCAACACCGGTGGTATCATTCCAAAGTATCGTTCCAGCGCTGAACTTGAAAAAGTAGGACTCGACAGCCGCGGCTTTCGGCGTATTATTCGGAATGCAGTGGATCACCATGGTGCTGCAATTGAGGAAACGATTTCGCCTGACATTTTACTTCGTCAATCTCTCTGCGATAGACAATCAGCAATACGTTCCATTCATTTTCCAGACAATTTTCAAGAATTAGAAAAAGCACAGCGACGGCTCAAGTTTGAGGAACTGTTCTTTCTCCAATTGATGTTAGCTTTACGCAAACGCGGGGCACAGCAGCAATTACGCGGATTGACATATAATGTAGAAAGTACACTTGCACGACAGCTCGTAGAGTCTCTTCAGTTTGAATTAACACGTGCACAGAAGCGAGTACTGCGAGAAATTGTTGATGATTTAAAATCTCCATGCCCAATGAATCGGCTTATGCAGGGCGATGTTGGAAGCGGTAAAACAATAGTAGCGATTTGCACTGCACTCATCGCTGTTGAGAATGGTTTGCAGGTTGCATTTATGGCGCCGACAGAAATTCTTGCCGAACAGCATTATCAGACTCTTAAATCGTTTCTCACCAATTTACCAGTCAATGTCCGCATACTTATTGGCGGGCAGCGAAAAATATTACGAGACGATGTTCTGGAAGATATCAGGAATGGTAGAGCAAATATTGTGGTTGGTACACATGCGTTAGTTGAGGAAAAAGTCGAATTTGCAAAGCTTGGTTTCGTTATCGTAGATGAACAGCATCGATTCGGTGTCATGCAGCGTGCAACATTACGCGGGAAGGGCCTCAATCCTGATGTTCTGGTGATGACAGCGACACCCATTCCACGCACACTTGCAATGACATTATATGGCGATCTTGAAATATCTCAAATTGACGAACTGCCTTCAAACCGCAAACCTATTCGCACCGCAATTCGGACTGAATCTCAAAAAAATAAAGTTTATCAATTCGTCAAGGAGGAAATTGATCGCGGCAGGCAGGCATATATTGTTTTTCCACTTATCGAGGAATCGGAAAAAATAGATCTTAAAGCCGCTACGAAAGAGTGTGAACTTCTACAAAATACTATTTTTCCGAACTATCGGCTCGGGCTCTTACATGGTAGAATGAAACCGGAAATAAAAGATGAAGTGATGCAAAAGTTCAAAGCAGGTGAAATTCAAATTCTTGTTTCAACAACGGTCATCGAAGTCGGTATTGATGTTGCGAATGCAACCGTCATGATTATTGAAAACGCAGAAAGGTTTGGACTGGCACAATTGCATCAACTCCGCGGTCGTGTAGGCCGCGGAGCCGATCAATCCTACTGTATCCTTATAGCAAACTACAGTTGGTTCGATGCACACGCAAGAGGAATGGAGGCGCTGGAATTGCATGAGGAAAAGGAACACGCCCGCATACGTTTAGAGACGATGGTGCAGACAACTGATGGATTCAAAATAGCGGAGGTGGATTTAAAATTACGAGGGCCTGGGGAATTCTTTGGTACACTGCAAAGTGGATTGCCGGCGCTTCGCATTGCAAATCTTATTGATGATGCAGACTTGCTCATCAAGGCACGAAAAGAAGCATTCGATCTTATTAAGAATGATCCGCATCTTCGAAAGAAATCGAACGAATGTATTCGAAAACATTTTGAAGATGAGTTCAGAGATATTCTTGCGTTGGGAAAAATAGGATAA
- the kdsB gene encoding 3-deoxy-manno-octulosonate cytidylyltransferase → MPAKPIVVGVIPSRYASHRLPAKPLVDLCGKPMVQRVYEQAKKSRLLDRVVIATDDVRIEEAVLQFGGDVMLTSPDIASGSDRVAAVALHVAGDIFVNIQGDEPLIAPEMIDQGIQLLLDDTSAPVGTLVKQISLLGELLNPNIVKVVLSDGGYAMYFSRSIVPYVRGEADMRQWLEHQTFYKHIGLYIFRREFLLQYAQLPVSQLEMAEKLEQLRILEAGYKIKAGITTYESIPIDTPEDVARVVEILEHTSSGT, encoded by the coding sequence ATGCCCGCGAAACCGATTGTTGTTGGAGTTATTCCGTCGCGCTATGCATCGCACCGGCTGCCGGCAAAGCCGTTGGTGGATTTATGCGGCAAACCAATGGTGCAGCGGGTATATGAGCAGGCAAAAAAATCCCGACTTCTGGATCGTGTCGTGATTGCGACTGATGATGTTCGCATCGAAGAAGCTGTACTGCAGTTTGGCGGTGATGTGATGCTTACATCACCGGATATAGCAAGCGGAAGTGATCGCGTTGCTGCGGTCGCATTGCACGTGGCAGGTGATATCTTCGTTAATATCCAAGGCGATGAACCATTGATTGCGCCGGAGATGATCGATCAGGGAATTCAACTTCTTCTTGACGACACATCTGCACCGGTAGGAACATTAGTAAAACAAATTTCTTTACTAGGAGAATTACTAAATCCGAATATAGTAAAAGTGGTGCTGAGTGATGGCGGGTATGCTATGTACTTCTCTCGTTCCATAGTTCCTTATGTGCGCGGTGAAGCGGACATGAGACAATGGCTTGAACATCAAACATTTTATAAACATATCGGATTGTATATATTTCGGCGTGAGTTTTTGTTGCAGTACGCGCAGCTGCCGGTTTCTCAATTGGAGATGGCTGAAAAATTAGAACAGCTGCGTATTCTTGAAGCAGGGTATAAAATAAAAGCAGGTATAACAACGTACGAAAGCATTCCAATTGACACACCGGAAGATGTTGCTCGCGTGGTTGAGATATTAGAGCATACATCGTCGGGTACATAG
- a CDS encoding lysophospholipid acyltransferase family protein — protein sequence MFLTIAKLIFLFPVSLLLSLLAFGSIPFDRKGDFFRWCPWTWSKCILWTFGIKVHLKGLENIDLHQPYIFVSNHASMADIPTVLVALNGKANIVFKKELTWVPIWGWALRYGPFIMIDRSNPRDAMASIERAVKTIRSGQSVILFPEGTRTRDGKLQPFKRGAFTLAAKSGVSVVPMTINNTFGIMPKGSFIVKQADISVVLEKPILTDGLQSKTDELELMDQVHKAIEKHYVDQS from the coding sequence TTGTTTTTAACAATTGCGAAATTAATTTTTCTATTTCCCGTTTCATTACTGCTTTCATTATTGGCATTTGGTTCTATTCCATTTGACAGGAAAGGAGATTTTTTTCGCTGGTGTCCCTGGACATGGTCAAAATGCATTCTGTGGACTTTTGGTATTAAAGTACATCTGAAGGGACTTGAAAATATTGATCTCCATCAGCCGTACATTTTCGTATCGAACCATGCAAGTATGGCTGATATTCCAACAGTCTTGGTGGCTTTGAATGGCAAAGCGAATATTGTTTTTAAAAAAGAATTGACGTGGGTACCTATCTGGGGATGGGCGTTACGCTATGGGCCTTTTATTATGATTGATCGATCGAATCCACGGGATGCAATGGCAAGTATCGAACGGGCAGTGAAAACTATTCGCAGCGGTCAATCGGTCATCTTGTTTCCAGAAGGAACCCGGACACGTGACGGCAAACTACAGCCGTTCAAGCGCGGGGCGTTCACACTGGCTGCGAAATCTGGAGTTTCAGTTGTACCGATGACCATAAATAATACATTCGGAATTATGCCGAAAGGATCTTTCATCGTCAAGCAGGCAGATATTTCAGTGGTACTAGAAAAACCAATTCTCACAGACGGACTTCAAAGCAAAACCGATGAATTGGAATTGATGGACCAAGTACATAAAGCAATCGAAAAACATTATGTTGATCAATCGTGA
- a CDS encoding RNA methyltransferase, whose translation MRTERRLNRLEQVLRHRQPDMTVVMENIHDPHNVSAVLRSCDAAGVMEVQLIYTDTDFPGIGKKSSASAKKWVELRRFKNVKDCYKQLHEEGFTIYATHLEEKAQSLFEINMTKKIAIVVGNEHKGVSSEAAQLADGILQIPMFGMIQSLNVSVATAVILFEIVRQRIASGQYDESKYSITELTKLLKIWAMKQ comes from the coding sequence ATGAGAACAGAACGTCGTCTGAATCGTTTAGAACAAGTACTGCGGCATCGTCAGCCGGATATGACGGTCGTGATGGAAAATATTCACGACCCGCACAATGTCAGCGCTGTACTTCGTTCATGCGATGCAGCTGGAGTTATGGAAGTACAGTTGATCTATACAGATACAGATTTTCCAGGCATCGGCAAAAAAAGCTCGGCGAGCGCTAAAAAATGGGTTGAACTGCGCCGATTCAAAAATGTGAAAGATTGTTACAAACAGTTACACGAAGAAGGATTTACGATTTATGCAACGCATCTTGAAGAAAAGGCACAGTCATTGTTCGAAATCAATATGACAAAGAAAATAGCGATTGTTGTGGGGAATGAACACAAAGGAGTGTCGTCGGAAGCGGCTCAGTTAGCAGATGGTATTCTCCAGATTCCCATGTTCGGAATGATTCAGAGTTTAAATGTTTCTGTTGCTACGGCAGTCATTCTCTTTGAAATCGTCCGCCAAAGAATTGCCTCGGGACAGTACGATGAATCAAAATATTCTATTACAGAATTAACAAAGCTTCTCAAGATTTGGGCGATGAAACAATGA
- a CDS encoding T9SS type A sorting domain-containing protein — MKMSKRYYQILIGLLISVSIAYSGNKLTVVRTATNALEVQLANSDAVAGVQFSMHTSSDVVLGELEHGTRTAESHWIVASYKPNDSTVNVVILSLEQKAFPIGQGALVRFPISLINPLDKSNASLANVMVTNSQADSLGVAINNLEWSNNSTLASNNDSKSTLLGQNYPNPFNPSTRIAYQLLKAAQVQLSVYDITGREVNRLVDQYQPVGDYSVEWSSNATSGQKLSSGVYFARLIADNESATRKMIMTK; from the coding sequence ATGAAGATGAGCAAAAGATACTATCAAATTCTAATAGGCCTGTTAATCTCAGTCTCCATAGCATACTCTGGTAACAAACTAACAGTAGTGCGGACTGCAACGAATGCTCTCGAAGTCCAGCTCGCCAATTCTGACGCGGTTGCTGGTGTGCAGTTCAGTATGCACACTTCGTCCGATGTTGTGTTAGGTGAACTCGAACATGGCACTCGTACTGCTGAATCGCACTGGATTGTTGCTTCTTATAAACCGAACGATTCTACTGTCAATGTCGTAATCTTAAGTTTAGAACAAAAAGCTTTTCCGATTGGTCAAGGCGCACTGGTAAGATTTCCTATTTCTTTGATCAATCCGTTAGATAAGAGTAATGCATCCTTAGCTAATGTTATGGTCACGAATAGTCAAGCTGATAGTCTTGGTGTAGCGATTAACAACTTGGAATGGAGTAACAACTCTACTCTCGCATCAAACAACGATTCGAAATCGACTCTGCTCGGTCAAAATTATCCTAATCCATTCAACCCATCTACACGAATTGCCTATCAATTACTTAAGGCAGCACAAGTGCAATTAAGTGTATATGACATTACAGGCCGCGAAGTGAATCGCCTTGTTGATCAATATCAACCAGTTGGTGATTATAGTGTAGAATGGAGCAGCAATGCAACAAGCGGACAGAAATTGTCATCAGGCGTCTATTTCGCCCGACTCATTGCAGACAACGAAAGTGCAACACGTAAGATGATTATGACAAAATAA
- a CDS encoding CTP synthase, whose protein sequence is MARNTVKFIFVTGGVVSSLGKGIAASSLGMLLKARGLRVTIQKFDPYINVDPGTMNPFQHGEVYVTEDGAETDLDLGHYERFLNENMTRQNNTTTGQVYFEVISRERRGDYLGATVQVIPHITDEIKKRLWNLAKTGKYDVIIVEVGGTVGDIEGLPFLEAIRQFKHDVGRRNAINIHLTLIPYIKAAGEIKTKPTQHSVKTLLEIGLQPDILICRTEKPLSKELKEKIALFCNVETRSVIEGRDVQTIYEVPLMYEKENLPGIVIEELNIKCDKPNLKQWLRFVNKVKKPTGKVRIAVCGKYIELKDAYKSISEAFVHAGAENDVEVQLDWIRAEDVEDYGAEKYLKGAAGLLVPWGFGSRGIEGKIDAVRFARENKIPFFGICLGLQCAVIEFARNRCGMKDANSTEFRKTKHNVIDMMLEQKSVRNLGGTMRLGAYPCTIQKGSNAYAAYRKELVTERHRHRFEVNNKFRKRLADNGMIFSGMYINNDLVEIIELPDHPWFVAVQFHPELKSRPVAPHPLFVGFVKAVKDNSKSQQVQSKS, encoded by the coding sequence ATGGCTAGAAACACTGTGAAGTTTATTTTTGTGACAGGCGGTGTCGTTTCATCGCTTGGCAAAGGAATCGCTGCTTCCTCACTGGGGATGCTGCTCAAAGCGCGTGGTTTGCGCGTGACAATTCAGAAGTTCGATCCGTACATCAATGTTGATCCGGGAACAATGAATCCATTTCAGCATGGTGAAGTGTACGTAACGGAAGACGGCGCTGAAACAGATTTAGATCTTGGCCATTATGAGCGGTTTCTCAACGAGAATATGACTCGTCAAAACAATACGACGACAGGTCAGGTATATTTTGAAGTGATTTCACGAGAACGGCGCGGCGATTATCTCGGTGCAACTGTTCAGGTGATTCCACATATCACAGATGAGATCAAAAAACGATTATGGAATCTTGCCAAGACCGGTAAATATGACGTCATTATTGTAGAGGTAGGCGGCACTGTCGGTGATATTGAAGGATTACCCTTCCTCGAAGCTATTCGTCAGTTCAAGCACGATGTCGGACGGCGCAACGCAATTAATATTCATTTAACGCTGATACCATATATTAAAGCAGCAGGTGAAATAAAGACCAAACCCACACAGCATAGTGTGAAGACGCTTCTCGAAATCGGATTGCAGCCGGATATCCTCATCTGTCGCACCGAGAAACCGTTATCGAAAGAACTAAAAGAAAAGATTGCCTTGTTCTGCAATGTAGAAACCCGTTCTGTCATTGAAGGAAGAGATGTTCAAACTATTTATGAAGTTCCGCTTATGTATGAGAAGGAAAATCTTCCTGGAATTGTCATTGAGGAATTAAATATTAAATGCGATAAACCTAACTTAAAACAGTGGCTTCGGTTCGTAAATAAAGTGAAAAAACCCACCGGCAAGGTCCGTATTGCCGTTTGCGGAAAGTATATTGAACTAAAAGATGCCTATAAAAGCATCTCTGAAGCGTTTGTCCATGCAGGCGCAGAGAATGATGTCGAAGTTCAGCTTGATTGGATTCGAGCCGAAGATGTAGAAGATTATGGTGCTGAAAAATATTTAAAAGGTGCTGCAGGGTTGCTGGTCCCTTGGGGATTTGGCAGCCGCGGCATTGAAGGAAAAATTGATGCTGTCCGATTTGCACGGGAGAACAAAATTCCATTTTTTGGAATATGCCTTGGATTACAGTGCGCTGTCATCGAATTTGCGCGAAACAGATGCGGAATGAAGGATGCAAACAGCACTGAATTTCGAAAGACGAAACATAACGTCATCGATATGATGCTGGAACAAAAGTCGGTGCGGAACTTGGGCGGCACGATGCGCCTTGGTGCATATCCGTGCACAATTCAGAAAGGATCAAACGCGTACGCCGCGTACCGGAAGGAATTGGTAACGGAGAGACACCGGCATAGATTTGAAGTGAACAATAAATTCAGGAAGAGACTTGCGGATAATGGCATGATATTTAGCGGTATGTATATTAATAACGATCTCGTCGAGATTATTGAATTGCCGGATCATCCGTGGTTTGTTGCAGTCCAATTTCATCCTGAATTAAAATCTCGTCCGGTCGCTCCACATCCATTGTTCGTCGGTTTCGTGAAGGCAGTAAAAGACAATAGTAAGAGTCAACAGGTACAGAGTAAATCTTAA
- a CDS encoding tetratricopeptide repeat protein gives MKQFTILLRLLLAVIMATVFVACSLTLEEAQKDDYYFKPVSQIAYQKPDSGAPVMVLERFVTRTDHGLTDSLMEMLRQQNKRLDDVVQKLNLLTDKEIADNSKSSNNLGDLLATRDRISNEMLVEMMRDQNQRLNDVIEQLKLLSQDQSAYRSNLADHSDAAHVQQVPVRQPVSQHLSASLNYGKAIRLYQNKQYGKAITAFRKLLDRKIEPNLADRYHFWMGVCYFNLKRSNQAFSEFTKVLGYAHSEKAEGAYFMVGQCYERKGAKRDAKMAFEKMLRIYPQGSLKQMAEKKLALLK, from the coding sequence ATGAAACAATTTACTATTCTTCTCCGGTTGTTGCTGGCGGTTATTATGGCAACTGTATTCGTTGCATGTTCGTTAACATTAGAAGAAGCCCAAAAGGATGATTATTATTTTAAACCGGTGAGTCAGATCGCATATCAGAAGCCGGACTCAGGAGCTCCTGTCATGGTTCTTGAACGCTTTGTTACACGAACTGATCATGGCTTAACGGATTCACTTATGGAGATGCTTCGACAGCAGAATAAACGATTAGATGATGTAGTTCAGAAACTGAATCTATTGACCGATAAAGAAATTGCCGACAATTCAAAGAGTTCAAACAATCTTGGTGATCTTCTTGCAACTCGCGATCGCATTTCAAATGAAATGCTGGTGGAAATGATGAGAGATCAGAACCAACGGCTTAACGATGTTATTGAACAGTTGAAACTTCTTTCCCAGGATCAAAGTGCATATCGTTCAAATCTTGCCGATCATTCCGATGCGGCTCATGTTCAGCAGGTTCCAGTGCGTCAACCTGTGTCTCAGCATCTCAGTGCCTCATTAAATTACGGGAAAGCGATCCGACTCTATCAGAACAAACAGTATGGAAAAGCGATAACTGCCTTCAGGAAATTATTGGATCGGAAAATTGAACCAAATCTAGCAGACCGCTATCATTTTTGGATGGGCGTATGTTATTTCAACTTGAAGAGAAGCAATCAAGCATTCAGTGAGTTCACAAAAGTACTTGGATATGCTCATTCCGAAAAAGCAGAAGGCGCATACTTTATGGTTGGTCAGTGCTATGAACGCAAGGGAGCAAAACGAGATGCGAAAATGGCCTTCGAAAAAATGCTGCGGATATATCCTCAAGGAAGTCTTAAACAGATGGCTGAGAAAAAACTTGCGCTCCTGAAGTAA
- the gatC gene encoding Asp-tRNA(Asn)/Glu-tRNA(Gln) amidotransferase subunit GatC: MAVTIKDVEHIATLAKLEFSDAEKEKFTHQMNQILEYMEQLNSLDTSNVEPLSHVIELSNVFRVDEVKPGVSTEDALKNAPEKNEQFFKVPKVIGEKS, from the coding sequence ATGGCAGTAACGATAAAAGATGTTGAACATATAGCCACGCTGGCGAAGTTAGAATTCTCGGATGCAGAAAAAGAAAAATTCACGCACCAGATGAACCAAATTTTAGAGTACATGGAACAATTAAACTCGCTGGATACGAGCAATGTTGAACCGCTTTCGCATGTTATAGAACTCAGCAACGTATTCCGTGTGGATGAAGTGAAGCCAGGTGTATCGACTGAGGACGCGTTGAAGAACGCCCCGGAAAAGAATGAACAGTTTTTCAAAGTGCCAAAAGTAATTGGTGAGAAATCCTGA
- a CDS encoding DUF1343 domain-containing protein, with protein sequence MKYNYSSIPFLVLLFTLQLFSAEPKVKPGIDVLRERGFDILKGKQVGLITNATGVTSDLKSTIDVLFNSPGVKLVALYSPEHGVRGDADAGKEINGFIDSRTGLPVYSLYGKTRRPTKEMLQGIDVLVYDIQDIGVRSYTYISTMGLAMEAAAENGIKFVVLDRPNPLTGERVEGPMLEPKFKSFIGEYPIPYVYGMTTGELAQMINGEQWLNNGGSSGAASKCDLTVVTMKGWKRSLWWDETGLTWVPTSPHIPHSFTTIFAVLTGLLGELGTANQGIGYTLPFELVGAPWIDGYALARYLNSFNLPGVQFRPISYIPFYKDTTGLRYKGVQIHVIDRSILNMTQVQITILEALLHLFPDNNIFDRAKPERINSFDKAVGTDDIRRALQNGTSVEEILHRIDQMRAQFMVKREKYLLYK encoded by the coding sequence ATGAAATATAATTATTCTTCAATACCATTTCTCGTTTTGTTATTCACGTTACAACTATTTTCTGCGGAACCAAAAGTAAAGCCGGGAATTGACGTTCTGCGTGAACGCGGCTTTGACATCCTGAAAGGTAAACAGGTTGGTCTTATTACCAATGCTACAGGTGTTACGTCAGATTTGAAAAGCACGATTGATGTGCTGTTCAACTCTCCCGGAGTGAAGCTCGTTGCGCTCTACAGTCCAGAGCACGGTGTACGAGGTGATGCTGACGCGGGAAAAGAAATCAACGGTTTCATTGATTCAAGAACTGGATTACCGGTGTACTCGCTTTATGGAAAAACGCGCAGGCCGACAAAGGAAATGCTGCAAGGCATAGATGTGCTTGTATATGATATTCAGGATATTGGTGTACGTTCGTATACGTACATATCAACGATGGGATTAGCGATGGAAGCCGCTGCGGAAAATGGAATTAAGTTTGTTGTTCTGGATCGACCGAATCCATTAACAGGCGAACGAGTAGAAGGACCGATGTTAGAACCAAAATTTAAATCATTTATCGGCGAGTATCCAATTCCGTATGTCTATGGAATGACCACTGGCGAATTAGCACAGATGATAAACGGAGAACAATGGCTCAACAACGGCGGCTCGTCTGGTGCGGCGAGTAAATGTGATCTCACGGTTGTAACGATGAAAGGATGGAAGCGCTCTCTGTGGTGGGATGAAACCGGCTTAACGTGGGTTCCGACATCCCCGCATATTCCTCATTCTTTTACGACTATCTTTGCTGTGCTTACCGGCCTTTTGGGGGAACTTGGCACAGCAAATCAAGGGATCGGGTACACGCTGCCGTTTGAATTGGTTGGTGCTCCTTGGATTGACGGTTATGCTCTTGCCCGTTATTTGAACAGCTTTAATTTACCTGGTGTCCAGTTCCGTCCAATTTCCTATATCCCATTCTACAAAGACACGACAGGACTTCGGTACAAAGGCGTGCAGATACACGTTATCGACCGGTCGATATTGAACATGACTCAAGTGCAGATTACCATACTTGAAGCGCTGCTTCATCTTTTTCCAGATAATAATATTTTTGATCGTGCAAAGCCGGAGAGAATCAATTCGTTTGATAAAGCTGTTGGAACAGATGATATTCGGCGTGCGCTTCAGAATGGAACTTCGGTTGAAGAAATTCTTCATAGAATCGACCAAATGCGAGCGCAGTTTATGGTGAAGCGGGAGAAATATCTTTTATACAAATAG